One part of the Ziziphus jujuba cultivar Dongzao chromosome 2, ASM3175591v1 genome encodes these proteins:
- the LOC107419552 gene encoding probable cyclic nucleotide-gated ion channel 20, chloroplastic, with product MIPTAQRAQQFTITKQLHTNTRKVWVYLIPRRLEMSLRRHDVEQWMSHRRLPEELRRRVPQAEQYIWAATRGVNEEILLENLPEDPQRDIRRHLFMFIKKVRIFSLMDEHILDAICERLRQKTYIGGQDCLQIPTEMGLRNLFMPSMWKRDGFQRMKLNQLQDQLK from the exons ATGATCCCTACTGCACAACGTGCCCAACAATTTACCATTACGAAGCAACTCCACACAAATACCCGAAAGGTTTGGGTATATTTGATTCCCAG GAGGCTAGAAATGTCTCTAAGGCGCCATGATGTTGAACAATGGATGAGTCATCGCCGCTTGCCTGAAGAACTTAGGAG GCGAGTACCACAAGCTGAACAGTATATCTGGGCAGCTACCAGAGGAGTAAATGAAGAAATTCTTTTGGAGAATTTGCCTGAAGACCCTCAGCGAGATATAAGACGCCATCTCTTCATGTTCATAAAGAAA GTTCGGATATTTTCCCTCATGGATGAGCATATTTTGGATGCTATTTGTGAAAGACTAAGACAAAAGACGTACATCGGAGGACAAGACTGCCTCCAAATTCCGACAGAAATGGGATTGAGAAATTTATTCATGCCAA GTATGTGGAAAAGAGATGGGTTTCAAAGGATGAAACTCAACCAACTTCAAGATCAGCTGAAATGA
- the LOC107419548 gene encoding plastid division protein CDP1, chloroplastic-like isoform X2, which yields MHGLLLSMALAEIGLEKNKVSHGFEALACAQCLLRSKISLGKLMLSQIEESLEELASACTSELLGMPHLPENAERRQGAISALRELLRQGLDVEAPRQVQDWPSFFSQSLNRLLASEIIDLLPWNDLAITWKNKKSLESQNQRVAIDFNCFYLALIAHIALGFSSKQRELIDKAKNICDCLIASEGINLKLEEAFACSFLVKCVPPSLLHFCMVLLHLNTLEMSQF from the exons ATGCATGGTTTGCTTCTTTCTATGGCACTTGCTGAG ATTGGCCTTGAGAAGAACAAGGTGTCCCATGGATTTGAAGCTCTTGCTTGTGCACAGTGTCTTCTAAGGAGTAAAATATCTCTTGGGAAATTAATGTTATCTCAG ATAGAAGAATCGCTGGAGGAGCTAGCCTCTGCTTGCACATCGGAATTGTTAGGCATGCCTCACTTACCTGAGAATGCTGAACGGAGACAAGGAGCAATTTCTGCCTTGCGTGAATTGCTCAGACAGGGACTTGATGTAGAAGCGCCACGCCAAGTTCAGGATTGGCCATCCTTCTTTAGCCAATCTCTCAATAGACTACTAGCTTCGGAGATTATTGATCTTCTTCCATGGAATGATTTAGCCATCACGTGGAAGAATAAGAAATCCCTTGAGTCACAAAATCAAAGGGTTgcaattgattttaattgtttCTATTTAGCATTAATAGCTCATATTGCACTTGGCTTTTCAAGCAAGCAAAGAGAACTG atTGACAAAGCAAAAAACATTTGTGATTGTCTGATAGCATCGGAAGGCATCAATCTGAAATTGGAGGAAGCTTTTGCTTGTTCCTTCTTGGTGAAGTGTGTTCCTCCTTCCCTCCTACATTTTTGTATGGTGCTGCTTCATTTAAATACATTAGAAATGTCTCAGTTTTAG
- the LOC107419548 gene encoding plastid division protein CDP1, chloroplastic-like isoform X1, which produces MHGLLLSMALAEVRHSREIGLEKNKVSHGFEALACAQCLLRSKISLGKLMLSQIEESLEELASACTSELLGMPHLPENAERRQGAISALRELLRQGLDVEAPRQVQDWPSFFSQSLNRLLASEIIDLLPWNDLAITWKNKKSLESQNQRVAIDFNCFYLALIAHIALGFSSKQRELIDKAKNICDCLIASEGINLKLEEAFACSFLVKCVPPSLLHFCMVLLHLNTLEMSQF; this is translated from the exons ATGCATGGTTTGCTTCTTTCTATGGCACTTGCTGAGGTAAGACATAGCAGAGAG ATTGGCCTTGAGAAGAACAAGGTGTCCCATGGATTTGAAGCTCTTGCTTGTGCACAGTGTCTTCTAAGGAGTAAAATATCTCTTGGGAAATTAATGTTATCTCAG ATAGAAGAATCGCTGGAGGAGCTAGCCTCTGCTTGCACATCGGAATTGTTAGGCATGCCTCACTTACCTGAGAATGCTGAACGGAGACAAGGAGCAATTTCTGCCTTGCGTGAATTGCTCAGACAGGGACTTGATGTAGAAGCGCCACGCCAAGTTCAGGATTGGCCATCCTTCTTTAGCCAATCTCTCAATAGACTACTAGCTTCGGAGATTATTGATCTTCTTCCATGGAATGATTTAGCCATCACGTGGAAGAATAAGAAATCCCTTGAGTCACAAAATCAAAGGGTTgcaattgattttaattgtttCTATTTAGCATTAATAGCTCATATTGCACTTGGCTTTTCAAGCAAGCAAAGAGAACTG atTGACAAAGCAAAAAACATTTGTGATTGTCTGATAGCATCGGAAGGCATCAATCTGAAATTGGAGGAAGCTTTTGCTTGTTCCTTCTTGGTGAAGTGTGTTCCTCCTTCCCTCCTACATTTTTGTATGGTGCTGCTTCATTTAAATACATTAGAAATGTCTCAGTTTTAG
- the LOC107419548 gene encoding plastid division protein CDP1, chloroplastic-like isoform X3: MLSQIEESLEELASACTSELLGMPHLPENAERRQGAISALRELLRQGLDVEAPRQVQDWPSFFSQSLNRLLASEIIDLLPWNDLAITWKNKKSLESQNQRVAIDFNCFYLALIAHIALGFSSKQRELIDKAKNICDCLIASEGINLKLEEAFACSFLVKCVPPSLLHFCMVLLHLNTLEMSQF, from the exons ATGTTATCTCAG ATAGAAGAATCGCTGGAGGAGCTAGCCTCTGCTTGCACATCGGAATTGTTAGGCATGCCTCACTTACCTGAGAATGCTGAACGGAGACAAGGAGCAATTTCTGCCTTGCGTGAATTGCTCAGACAGGGACTTGATGTAGAAGCGCCACGCCAAGTTCAGGATTGGCCATCCTTCTTTAGCCAATCTCTCAATAGACTACTAGCTTCGGAGATTATTGATCTTCTTCCATGGAATGATTTAGCCATCACGTGGAAGAATAAGAAATCCCTTGAGTCACAAAATCAAAGGGTTgcaattgattttaattgtttCTATTTAGCATTAATAGCTCATATTGCACTTGGCTTTTCAAGCAAGCAAAGAGAACTG atTGACAAAGCAAAAAACATTTGTGATTGTCTGATAGCATCGGAAGGCATCAATCTGAAATTGGAGGAAGCTTTTGCTTGTTCCTTCTTGGTGAAGTGTGTTCCTCCTTCCCTCCTACATTTTTGTATGGTGCTGCTTCATTTAAATACATTAGAAATGTCTCAGTTTTAG